A stretch of Octopus bimaculoides isolate UCB-OBI-ISO-001 chromosome 23, ASM119413v2, whole genome shotgun sequence DNA encodes these proteins:
- the LOC106875073 gene encoding epithelial membrane protein 2, with protein MFPSKEELVDNPEIDVQLIDYMRTQSAFSIISIFLMFLAHVFAFYSFKRPRYIIKRLTALLHMMTAACLLVLNEVYIKSVDHGIDHIPARHPKIATYRYGFSFILSWISFVIYFLAGCVFLFASHKQKTEMADEEDELAEQDEPMHLGRI; from the exons ATGTTTCCTTCGAAAGAGGAATTGGTTGATAATCCAGAGATCGATGTGCAATTAATTG ATTATATGAGAACCCAATCTGCCTTCAGTATCATATCGATATTCCTTATGTTCCTGGCTCACGTATTTGCCTTCTACTCTTTCAAGAGACCCAGGTATATTATAAAGCGGCTTACAGCACTTCTACATATGATGACTG CCGCCTGTTTGTTGGTACTCAATGAAGTGTATATAAAGTCAGTCGACCATGGTATAGACCACATCCCGGCCAGACATCCAAAGATTGCCACCTACCGTTATggattctctttcattttatcttgGATTAGTTTCGTCATTTACTTCTTGGCCGGCTGCGTTTTCCTATTTGCATCGCACAAACAAAAGACCGAAATGGCTGACGAGGAAGATGAACTAGCGGAACAAGATGAACCAATGCATCTAGGCCGTATATAA